The following proteins come from a genomic window of Nycticebus coucang isolate mNycCou1 chromosome 11, mNycCou1.pri, whole genome shotgun sequence:
- the NFE2L3 gene encoding nuclear factor erythroid 2-related factor 3 isoform X1, with product MKHLKSWWSAGGGLLHLTILLSLAGLQVDLDLYLLLSPPTLLRDELLLLGSPASSAHALSPFPASGEWGRADRLHPKGLVPDPPGAPEGRLLREVRALGVPFIPRIRVDAWLVHCVAAGDADSAHGLLGAAVSSAGGVAGASLDGGGQAAQGGSGDPRGTPSSPLAAEEKKEPAEPTAQVPDAGGCASEENEVLKEKCEAADHNSQHEESVSARKEKSLQQNNEDENKIADKADWEAEETTESIHERHLNGTDTSFSLEDLLQLLSSQPENSLEGISLGDTPPLLGTINDGMNSSAHSNVNFSQAISHDVNLHEAMLLCPNNTFRRDPVARTSQAQEAFLQLTSHTINPEQTLSVTNLPGYLPPADNQTRTLTSQDLLYDLDVNIFDEINLMSLATEEGFDPMEVAQLFEKPDCDSGLSLNSSHNSTSVTKSNSFHSMYDEGGAIGYNSDLDSLSHHNLEGAVGGYYTEPSKLCHVDHRSVSSFHGNLLFQHVFHNHTYHLLPSAPESTSESFSWPVKSQKMSRHLNDTDRNLSRDERRAKALHIPFSVDEIVRMPVDSFNSMLSRYYLTDLQVSLIRDIRRRGKNKVAAQNCRKRKLDIILNLEDDVCNLQAKKETLKRERAQCNKAINIMKQKLHILYHDIFSRLRDEQGRPVNPNQYTLQCSHDGSVLIVPKELVPSGHRKENQKGQRKSEKRN from the exons ATGAAGCACCTGAAGTCGTGGTGGTCGGCCGGCGGCGGCCTCCTGCATCTCACCATCCTGCTGAGCTTGGCCGGGCTCCAGGTAGACCTGGACCTCTACCTGCTGCTATCGCCCCCCACCCTGCTCCGGGatgagctgctgctgctgggcagCCCGGCCAGCTCCGCCCACGCGCTCAGCCCCTTCCCTGCCTCGGGAGAGTGGGGGCGCGCGGACAGGCTGCACCCCAAGGGCCTGGTGCCGGACCCCCCAGGGGCGCCCGAGGGTCGGCTGCTCCGGGAGGTGCGCGCGCTCGGGGTCCCCTTCATCCCCCGCATCCGGGTGGATGCGTGGCTGGTGCACTGCGTGGCGGCGGGGGACGCGGACTCGGCCCACGGACTGCTGGGCGCCGCTGTCTCGTCAGCGGGAGGAGTCGCCGGCGCCAGCTTGGACGGCGGCGGCCAAGCTGCGCAGGGGGGCAGCGGGGACCCCCGAGGTACTCCGAGTAGCCCCTTGGCCGCCGAGGAGAAGAAGGAACCTGCCGAACCGACGGCTCAGGTGCCGGACGCCGGCGGATGCGCGAGCGAG GAGAATGAGGTACTAAAAGAGAAGTGTGAAGCTGCAGATCACAATTCACAGCATGAAGAAAGTGTGTCAGCCAGGAAGGAGAAATCACTACAACAGAACaatgaagatgaaaacaaaatagcAGATAAAGCTGACTGGGAGGCAGAAGAGACCACTGAATCTATACATGAG AGACATCTAAATGGGACAGATACATCTTTCTCTCTGGAAGACTTACTCCAGTTACTTTCATCACAGCCTGAAAACTCACTAGAG GGCATCTCACTGGGTGATACTCCTCCTCTTCTAGGCACTATCAACGATGGCATGAATTCTTCAGCACATTCGAATGTAAACTTTAGCCAGGCTATAAGTCACGACGTGAACCTTCATGAGGCCATGTTGTTGTGTCCAAACAATACATTTAGAAGAGATCCAGTAGCAAGGACTTCACAGGCACAAGAAGCATTTCTGCAGTTAACGTCTCATACTATCAATCCTGAGCAAACCCTTTCTGTAACTAATTTGCCAGGATATCTCCCACCTGCTGACAATCAGACAAGGACTCTGACAAGCCAGGACCTACTATATGATCTTGACGTAAACATATTTGATGAGATAAACTTGATGTCATTGGCCACAGAGGAAGGTTTTGACCCAATGGAAGTTGCCcagctttttgaaaaaccagaTTGTGATTCTGGCCTTTCTTTAAATTCAAGTCACAATAGCACCTCTGTCACCAAGTCTAATTCTTTTCACTCTATGTATGACGAAGGAGGTGCTATAGGTTATAACAGTGACCTTGACTCTCTTTCCCATCATAACTTAGAAGGGGCTGTAGGAGGCTACTACACAGAACCCAGTAAGCTTTGTCATGTGGACCATAGGAGTGTTTCTAGTTTCCATGGCAATCTTTTGTTTCAACACGTATTTCATAACCACACTTACCACTTACTGCCAAGTGCACCAGAATCCACTTCTGAATCTTTTTCATGGCCTGTGAAATCACAGAAAATGAGTAGGCACCTCAATGACACAGATAGAAACTTGAGTCGTGATGAACGGCGTGCTAAAGCTTTACACATCCCTTTTTCTGTAGATGAAATTGTCCGTATGCCTGTTGATTCTTTCAACAGCATGTTAAGTAGGTACTATCTGACAGACCTACAAGTCTCGCTCATCCGTGATATCAGAcgaagagggaaaaataaagtggCTGCTCAGAACTGTCGTAAACGCAAATTAGACATAATTTTGAATCTAGAAGATGATGTATGTAATTTGCAAGCAAAGAAGGAAACCCTTAAGAGAGAGCGAGCCCAATGTAACAAAGCTATTaacataatgaaacaaaaactgcATATCCTTTATCATGATATTTTCAGTAGGTTAAGAGATGAGCAAGGCAGGCCTGTTAATCCAAACCAGTATACTCTTCAGTGCAGCCATGATGGAAGTGTTTTGATTGTACCCAAAGAACTGGTGCCCTCAGGTCacagaaaggaaaaccaaaagggacagagaaaaagtgagaaaaggaACTGA
- the NFE2L3 gene encoding nuclear factor erythroid 2-related factor 3 isoform X2, producing MKHLKSWWSAGGGLLHLTILLSLAGLQVDLDLYLLLSPPTLLRDELLLLGSPASSAHALSPFPASGEWGRADRLHPKGLVPDPPGAPEGRLLREVRALGVPFIPRIRVDAWLVHCVAAGDADSAHGLLGAAVSSAGGVAGASLDGGGQAAQGGSGDPRGTPSSPLAAEEKKEPAEPTAQVPDAGGCASEENEVLKEKCEAADHNSQHEESVSARKEKSLQQNNEDENKIADKADWEAEETTESIHEGISLGDTPPLLGTINDGMNSSAHSNVNFSQAISHDVNLHEAMLLCPNNTFRRDPVARTSQAQEAFLQLTSHTINPEQTLSVTNLPGYLPPADNQTRTLTSQDLLYDLDVNIFDEINLMSLATEEGFDPMEVAQLFEKPDCDSGLSLNSSHNSTSVTKSNSFHSMYDEGGAIGYNSDLDSLSHHNLEGAVGGYYTEPSKLCHVDHRSVSSFHGNLLFQHVFHNHTYHLLPSAPESTSESFSWPVKSQKMSRHLNDTDRNLSRDERRAKALHIPFSVDEIVRMPVDSFNSMLSRYYLTDLQVSLIRDIRRRGKNKVAAQNCRKRKLDIILNLEDDVCNLQAKKETLKRERAQCNKAINIMKQKLHILYHDIFSRLRDEQGRPVNPNQYTLQCSHDGSVLIVPKELVPSGHRKENQKGQRKSEKRN from the exons ATGAAGCACCTGAAGTCGTGGTGGTCGGCCGGCGGCGGCCTCCTGCATCTCACCATCCTGCTGAGCTTGGCCGGGCTCCAGGTAGACCTGGACCTCTACCTGCTGCTATCGCCCCCCACCCTGCTCCGGGatgagctgctgctgctgggcagCCCGGCCAGCTCCGCCCACGCGCTCAGCCCCTTCCCTGCCTCGGGAGAGTGGGGGCGCGCGGACAGGCTGCACCCCAAGGGCCTGGTGCCGGACCCCCCAGGGGCGCCCGAGGGTCGGCTGCTCCGGGAGGTGCGCGCGCTCGGGGTCCCCTTCATCCCCCGCATCCGGGTGGATGCGTGGCTGGTGCACTGCGTGGCGGCGGGGGACGCGGACTCGGCCCACGGACTGCTGGGCGCCGCTGTCTCGTCAGCGGGAGGAGTCGCCGGCGCCAGCTTGGACGGCGGCGGCCAAGCTGCGCAGGGGGGCAGCGGGGACCCCCGAGGTACTCCGAGTAGCCCCTTGGCCGCCGAGGAGAAGAAGGAACCTGCCGAACCGACGGCTCAGGTGCCGGACGCCGGCGGATGCGCGAGCGAG GAGAATGAGGTACTAAAAGAGAAGTGTGAAGCTGCAGATCACAATTCACAGCATGAAGAAAGTGTGTCAGCCAGGAAGGAGAAATCACTACAACAGAACaatgaagatgaaaacaaaatagcAGATAAAGCTGACTGGGAGGCAGAAGAGACCACTGAATCTATACATGAG GGCATCTCACTGGGTGATACTCCTCCTCTTCTAGGCACTATCAACGATGGCATGAATTCTTCAGCACATTCGAATGTAAACTTTAGCCAGGCTATAAGTCACGACGTGAACCTTCATGAGGCCATGTTGTTGTGTCCAAACAATACATTTAGAAGAGATCCAGTAGCAAGGACTTCACAGGCACAAGAAGCATTTCTGCAGTTAACGTCTCATACTATCAATCCTGAGCAAACCCTTTCTGTAACTAATTTGCCAGGATATCTCCCACCTGCTGACAATCAGACAAGGACTCTGACAAGCCAGGACCTACTATATGATCTTGACGTAAACATATTTGATGAGATAAACTTGATGTCATTGGCCACAGAGGAAGGTTTTGACCCAATGGAAGTTGCCcagctttttgaaaaaccagaTTGTGATTCTGGCCTTTCTTTAAATTCAAGTCACAATAGCACCTCTGTCACCAAGTCTAATTCTTTTCACTCTATGTATGACGAAGGAGGTGCTATAGGTTATAACAGTGACCTTGACTCTCTTTCCCATCATAACTTAGAAGGGGCTGTAGGAGGCTACTACACAGAACCCAGTAAGCTTTGTCATGTGGACCATAGGAGTGTTTCTAGTTTCCATGGCAATCTTTTGTTTCAACACGTATTTCATAACCACACTTACCACTTACTGCCAAGTGCACCAGAATCCACTTCTGAATCTTTTTCATGGCCTGTGAAATCACAGAAAATGAGTAGGCACCTCAATGACACAGATAGAAACTTGAGTCGTGATGAACGGCGTGCTAAAGCTTTACACATCCCTTTTTCTGTAGATGAAATTGTCCGTATGCCTGTTGATTCTTTCAACAGCATGTTAAGTAGGTACTATCTGACAGACCTACAAGTCTCGCTCATCCGTGATATCAGAcgaagagggaaaaataaagtggCTGCTCAGAACTGTCGTAAACGCAAATTAGACATAATTTTGAATCTAGAAGATGATGTATGTAATTTGCAAGCAAAGAAGGAAACCCTTAAGAGAGAGCGAGCCCAATGTAACAAAGCTATTaacataatgaaacaaaaactgcATATCCTTTATCATGATATTTTCAGTAGGTTAAGAGATGAGCAAGGCAGGCCTGTTAATCCAAACCAGTATACTCTTCAGTGCAGCCATGATGGAAGTGTTTTGATTGTACCCAAAGAACTGGTGCCCTCAGGTCacagaaaggaaaaccaaaagggacagagaaaaagtgagaaaaggaACTGA